One stretch of Hymenobacter chitinivorans DSM 11115 DNA includes these proteins:
- the pbpC gene encoding penicillin-binding protein 1C encodes MLVALLGAGLDAAFPLPPAPQYSPIVLAADGTVLHAFLNPTQKWRLKTELREITPALRATILEKEDRYFYYHPGVNPLALVQAVGRNLFGRGRTTGASTITMQVARLLEPKERTVGNKLLEMLRALQLEAHYSKAEILQLYLNLVPYGGNIEGVKSAALLYFQQPPDYLSLAQTVTLAIIPNRPRGLVLGRHNEAIRQERNRWLRRFGRQGLFPRQDVEDALLEPLDVQRHAAPTLAPHLARRLVRQFPGRASVASTLQRGKQAKAEDLTRNYVRRLHELGISNAAVLVVNNQTRAVEAYVGSADFQDNVTKGQNDGVQAVRSPGSTLKPFLYALALDKGLVTPKLLLPDVPTNFGGYQPENFDKRCNGEVPLERALAYSLNIPAVRVLSELGVPTFTTQLRAAGFRTVAKRAPHLGLSTILGGCGATLEELTNLYVTLANGGRYAPLRQARKNEAQAENQNQKQPAKPIQSSESGIQHSQLFSDGAAFLITDILAQLTRPDLPVGYETSIRLPKIAWKTGTSYGRRDAWSIGYNKEYTIGVWVGNFSGQGSPALTGSDIATPLLFDLFNALAYNSPNNWFQPPASLDFRLVCAETGRPPGENCPNQIIDYFLPGVSAGLRCQHQKEVLLSADGQYTYCRACAPATGYRRELYPNLLPEVAAFKEAQGIPYRRLPPHNPACQLVRGSRDQAPSITSPLANTEYVLNKGEQQQLLLSCTTDNEVRQVSWYVNDQFLRTAPATERIFFRPPPGALKISCADDHGRNTDIRIVVQEF; translated from the coding sequence GTGCTGGTCGCCCTGCTCGGGGCAGGCCTCGACGCGGCGTTTCCTTTGCCGCCCGCCCCGCAGTACTCGCCCATCGTGCTGGCCGCCGACGGTACGGTGCTGCACGCCTTTCTGAACCCGACCCAGAAGTGGCGCCTCAAAACCGAGCTGCGCGAAATCACGCCGGCCCTGCGCGCTACCATTCTTGAAAAGGAAGACCGGTATTTCTACTACCACCCGGGCGTCAATCCGCTGGCCCTGGTGCAGGCCGTGGGGCGCAATTTGTTTGGGCGGGGCCGCACCACCGGGGCCAGCACCATCACCATGCAGGTGGCCCGCCTGCTGGAACCCAAGGAGCGGACGGTGGGCAACAAGCTGCTGGAAATGCTGCGGGCCCTGCAGCTCGAAGCGCACTACAGCAAGGCCGAAATTCTGCAGCTTTACCTGAATCTGGTGCCCTACGGCGGCAACATCGAAGGCGTGAAGTCGGCGGCCCTGCTTTACTTCCAGCAGCCGCCCGACTACCTTTCCCTAGCCCAGACCGTGACTCTGGCCATCATCCCTAACCGGCCCCGGGGCCTAGTGCTGGGCCGCCACAACGAGGCCATCCGGCAGGAGCGCAACCGGTGGCTGCGCCGCTTCGGCCGGCAGGGCCTGTTTCCGCGGCAAGATGTGGAAGACGCCCTGCTGGAGCCGCTCGACGTGCAGCGCCACGCGGCACCCACGCTGGCGCCCCACCTGGCCCGGCGCCTGGTGCGGCAGTTTCCGGGCCGGGCCAGCGTGGCCTCCACGCTGCAGCGCGGCAAGCAGGCCAAGGCCGAAGACCTGACCCGCAACTACGTGCGCCGCCTCCACGAGCTGGGCATCAGCAACGCGGCCGTGCTGGTCGTCAACAACCAAACGCGGGCCGTGGAAGCCTACGTGGGCTCGGCCGATTTTCAGGACAACGTCACCAAAGGCCAGAACGACGGGGTGCAGGCCGTTCGGTCGCCGGGCAGTACGCTCAAGCCCTTTCTGTACGCCCTGGCCCTGGACAAAGGCCTGGTGACGCCCAAGCTGCTGCTGCCCGACGTGCCCACCAACTTCGGCGGCTACCAGCCCGAAAACTTCGACAAGCGCTGCAACGGCGAAGTGCCCCTGGAACGCGCCCTGGCCTATTCGCTCAACATTCCGGCCGTGCGGGTGCTTTCGGAGCTGGGCGTACCCACCTTTACCACCCAGCTGCGGGCCGCCGGCTTCCGAACCGTAGCCAAACGTGCCCCCCACCTGGGGCTGAGCACCATTCTGGGCGGCTGCGGTGCTACGCTGGAGGAGCTGACCAACCTCTACGTGACCCTAGCCAACGGCGGCCGCTACGCCCCGCTGCGCCAGGCCAGGAAGAATGAAGCCCAGGCTGAAAATCAAAACCAAAAACAGCCCGCCAAACCAATTCAGAGTTCAGAATCCGGAATTCAACATTCCCAATTATTCTCCGACGGCGCGGCCTTTCTCATTACCGACATCCTGGCCCAGCTTACCCGCCCCGATTTGCCCGTGGGCTACGAAACCAGCATCCGCCTGCCCAAGATTGCCTGGAAAACCGGCACCAGCTACGGCCGCCGCGACGCCTGGAGCATCGGCTACAACAAGGAATACACCATCGGGGTGTGGGTCGGCAACTTCAGCGGGCAGGGCAGCCCGGCCCTCACCGGCTCCGACATTGCCACGCCCCTGCTCTTCGATTTGTTCAACGCTCTGGCTTACAACTCGCCCAACAACTGGTTTCAGCCGCCCGCCAGCCTCGATTTCCGGCTGGTCTGCGCCGAAACCGGCCGGCCACCGGGGGAAAACTGCCCCAACCAGATTATCGACTATTTCCTGCCCGGCGTGTCGGCGGGGTTGCGCTGCCAGCACCAGAAAGAAGTGCTGCTCTCGGCCGATGGGCAGTATACTTACTGCCGGGCCTGCGCCCCGGCTACCGGCTACCGGCGGGAGCTGTACCCCAACCTGCTACCGGAAGTAGCCGCTTTCAAGGAAGCCCAGGGCATTCCGTACCGCCGCCTGCCGCCCCACAACCCCGCCTGCCAGCTCGTGCGCGGCAGCCGCGACCAGGCCCCGAGCATTACCTCGCCCTTGGCCAACACCGAGTACGTGCTCAACAAGGGCGAACAGCAGCAGCTCCTGCTCAGCTGCACCACCGACAACGAAGTGCGCCAGGTGTCGTGGTACGTCAACGACCAGTTTCTGCGCACGGCCCCGGCCACCGAGCGGATTTTCTTCCGCCCGCCGCCCGGAGCCCTCAAAATTTCCTGCGCCGACGACCACGGCCGCAACACCGATATCCGGATTGTGGTCCAGGAATTCTAG